From the Solanum lycopersicum chromosome 10, SLM_r2.1 genome, one window contains:
- the LOC101250343 gene encoding HVA22-like protein f — protein MGAIGTIAKSLNALIGPGVMLLYPLYSSMRAIESPSPLDDQQWLTYWVLYSFITLFELSCWKVLQWLPFWPFIKLVCCMWLVLPIFNGAAYIHENFIRKHVKVGSHVSSNYPQNQRKALQMMSLDARKSVEKYIEKYGPDAFDKVVRAAEREAKKH, from the exons ATGGGTGCTATTGGAACTATTGCTAAAAGTTTGAATGCATTAATCGg CCCTGGAGTGATGCTTCTCTATCCTTT GTATTCTTCTATGAGAGCAATTGAGAGCCCTTCACCATTAGATGATCAACAATGGTTAACCTATTGGGTTCTCTATTCATTTATAACTCTATTTGAGTTATCTTGTTGGAAAGTCCTCCAATG GCTACCATTTTGGCCATTCATCAAACTTGTATGTTGTATGTGGTTAGTGCTACCAATTTTCAATGGAGCAGcttatatacatgaaaatttcataagaaaACATGTTAAAGTTGGTAGCCATGTTAGTTCAAATTATCCACAAAATCAAAGAAAAGCACTCCAAATGATGAGTCTTGATGCAAGAAAAtctgttgaaaaatatatagagaAGTATGGACCAGATGCCTTTGACAAGGTGGTTAGAGCG GCGGAGAGAGAAGCAAAGAAACATTga
- the LOC101250057 gene encoding receptor like protein 29 encodes MYPFKLSLFFPLLLILFLSTSISSNINNLTQSNMNPHELETLYKIMESISNDQDWRRSYPNPCQQSSSWLGIECKRNTNNTYHVTRLDFGTHPNPTCKKTSTFPSLIFQLPNLESLFFVQCFTHTKTTISIQENTILQQLSIRSNPSLIGTIPPQISSLKSLQILTLSQNNLLGQIPPQIFTLNSLIHLDLSYNNLTGQIPYQIGNLNNLIGLDLSYNSLTNPIPSTIGLLKSLQKLDLSSNTLTGRIPQTIEKLQSLNFLALSNNKLSGNFPKGIHKLQALQYFLMDDNPMMFITLPDELSQLHKLQELSLSSSGYSGEIPSSYSQLMNLTTLSLQNNRLTGKIPVELSRLTHMYHLNLSRNLLDGVVPFNTSFLKRLGRNLDLSGNPGLCLMMNEGVYVGVNVCSNTITMPLKNRSCEASCGVVTSLLFLVCVFQLLFCV; translated from the coding sequence ATGTATCCATTCaaactctctttattttttcctctACTACTCATATTGTTCCTATCTACTTCTATCTCCTCAAACATCAACAATCTCACACAATCAAACATGAATCCTCATGAACTAGAAACTCTCTACAAGATCATGGAATCCATTTCCAATGATCAAGATTGGAGAAGATCATATCCAAATCCATGTCAACAAAGTTCATCTTGGCTTGGAATTGAGTGCAAAAGGAACACAAACAACACTTACCATGTCACTAGGCTTGATTTTGGGACACATCCAAACCCCACTTGCAAGAAAACATCAACATTCCCTTCACTCATTTTCCAActcccaaatcttgaatctcTCTTCTTTGTCCAATGCttcacacacacaaaaacaaCAATCTCAATCCAAGAAAACACAATTCTCCAACAACTTAGTATAAGATCAAATCCATCATTAATTGGCACAATCCCACCTCAAATATCATCACTTAAATCACTTCAAATCCTCACATTATCACAAAACAACCTCCTTGGACAAATCCCACCACAAATCTTCACACTCAACTCACTTATTCATCTTGATTTAAGCTACAACAACCTCACAGGCCAAATCCCATACCAAATAGGCAATCTCAACAACCTTATAGGCTTAGACTTAAGCTACAACTCATTAACCAATCCAATCCCATCCACAATAGGCCTTCTCAAATCTCTTCAGAAACTCGACTTAAGTTCGAATACATTAACAGGCAGAATCCCTCAAACCATTGAAAAGTTACAATCTTTAAACTTCTTAGCACTTAGTAACAACAAGCTGAGTGGTAATTTCCCAAAAGGGATACACAAACTTCAAGcacttcaatattttttgatgGATGACAATCCAATGATGTTCATAACATTGCCTGATGAATTGAGCCAATTACATAAACTTCAAGAATTGAGCCTTTCAAGTTCAGGTTACTCGGGGGAAATACCATCAAGTTACTCACAACTCATGAACTTAACAACATTGTCATTACAAAACAATCGATTAACGGGCAAGATACCGGTTGAATTATCAAGATTAACGCACATGTATCACTTGAATTTGAGTAGGAATTTGTTAGATGGTGTTGTACCATTCAATACAAGTTTTTTGAAAAGACTTGGAAGGAATTTGGACTTGAGTGGAAATCCAGGGCTATGTTTGATGATGAATGAAGGGGTTTATGTTGGAGTTAATGTGTGTAGTAATACTATAACTATGCCATTGAAGAATAGATCATGTGAAGCTTCATGTGGAGTTGTTACATCACTATTGTTTCTTGTTTGTGTTTTTCAATTGTTGTTTTGTGTCTAG